AACGGCCCCCCTCGCAAAAACCCCACCCCTGCACCCCATAACCATGACATCGACGAATTCCTGAAAATTGCCCCTTGGTTGACACAAACACGTAAATACAAATATAGCACATTGCACGCATGGCAAATATTCCTTCCAGATGATATCCTCCCCCAGTAATTTATAAAAAATCACTCAGGAGATGCAAATGATCAAACACATTGTCATGTTTAAATTGGCTGACAAAACCCCGGAAAATCTGAATCAGGTAATAAATGCCCTAAGAGGCATGGAAGGGAAAATTGAGACTCTCAGGTTCCTCGAAGCAGGGAAGGATTATTCCGAATCGGAGAGAAGCTACGATGTGGTTTTAACCACCCATTTTGACAACCAGGAAGGCTTGAATACCTATATCGGCCACGAAAACCACCTTCCTGTCGTCAAATTAATACGCTCGCTGTGCTCGGGATCTGTCGTGGTCGATTACATAGTTGATTGATTTAAAATGAGTTGAATAGATCCAACCGTTTTTTTAAATTTAAGAGT
This sequence is a window from Nitrospinota bacterium. Protein-coding genes within it:
- a CDS encoding Dabb family protein translates to MIKHIVMFKLADKTPENLNQVINALRGMEGKIETLRFLEAGKDYSESERSYDVVLTTHFDNQEGLNTYIGHENHLPVVKLIRSLCSGSVVVDYIVD